Proteins encoded by one window of Panicum virgatum strain AP13 chromosome 7N, P.virgatum_v5, whole genome shotgun sequence:
- the LOC120682539 gene encoding DNA repair protein RAD5B-like, with amino-acid sequence MLVSVDDDSSGWQESPSQAVLFADEIAAVRAVLGAGLPEARVVAALSRCGGNAQRAINALLDDSAGAAEAGPTDTGHGDGATPKPVKVERDVGGAPPPAKVKAEALDDEVVGSHDSGASAKADARVKGEPADWCSKEPSVEPHRVKERTAGGGRDAPRKCVAAAAAASGGGGISLVPRPKKRPREEVETIDLTATHPVPYLNPKPIRALPPPVDPSPILVVPPLDVQMYDPRPVLPAPPPMDVEMYELQPRPPPRPHRAPAPAPVTDMRMVVAPPDAEFCDFPEERDWLLVGKSYVPGLSTNRGRRRMDTGEIVHFAFPSFERSYGGVKMSAKKAAALAAIVRFSTKRAGEIGRLPQEWTQCLVPLVNSSKVKIHGKIVFPTIELRLMQEILLYVSFYIHKSVFTEMDNSSCDMLGHANVNFSSSPLHQLLTLLKLKASNKDDFSLGDLSTRKLQRILRGNQNSGDESTPVLGQTFLEQGPDEQAISEAALNKLVGTAETFDLEEAEPPSTLVSVLKPYQKQALFWMSKLEKGMDANEATKTLNPCWSAYNIADKRAPAVYINIFTGQTTTQFPSATGTARGGILADAMGLGKTVMTIALILSNPRGECSNFVERDTRGLRDHGTRSRTSRSSVQGGTLIVCPMPLLGQWKDELEAHSTPGALSVFVHYGGDKTDNLLLMAQHDVVLTTYGVLSAAYKANGSSIFHRMDWYRIVLDEAHTIKSPKTKGAQAAFGLNSECRWCLTGTPLQNNLEDLYSLFCFLHVEPWCNANWWQKLIQKPYENGDDRGLKIVRAILRPLMLRRTKETKDKIGNPILVLPPAHIEVVECEQSEHERDFYEALFRRSKVQFDKFVAQGSVLSNYANILELLLRLRQCCNHPFLVISRADPQKYADLDQLAQRFLEGVQNCSGRQNALPSRAYVEEVVEEIRQGATTECPICLESASDDPVLTPCAHRMCRECLLSSWRTPDGGPCPLCRSHISKSDLIILPAQCRFEVDAENNWKDSCKVSKLILILEDLQKKKEKSIVFSQFTSFFDLLEIPFNRKGMKFLRYDGRLSQKHKEKVLKEFSESQDKLVLLMSLKAGGVGLNLTAASNVFLMDPWWNPAVEEQAIMRIHRIGQKRSVQVRRFIVKDTVEERMQQVQVRKQRMISGALTDEEVRGARIEHLKMLFT; translated from the exons ATGCTGGTCTCCGTCGACGACGACTCCTCCGGCTGGCAGGAGTCCCCATCGCAGGCCGTCCTCTTCGCCGACGAGAtcgccgccgtgcgcgctgTCCTGGGCGCGggcctccccgaggcccgcgTCGTTGCCGCCCTCTCCCGGTGCGGCGGCAACGCCCAGCGCGCCATCAACGCGCTCCTCGACGACTCCGCCGGCGCTGCCGAGGCGGGGCCCACCGACACGGGGCACGGCGATGGTGCCACCCCGAAGCCGGTCAAGGTGGAGCGCGATGTCGGCGGAGCCCCGCCGCCTGCCAAGGTGAAGGCCGAGGCCCTCGACGACGAGGTCGTGGGGAGCCACGACTCCGGCGCCTCCGCAAAGGCCGACGCCAGGGTGAAGGGCGAGCCGGCCGATTGGTGCTCCAAGGAGCCGTCGGTGGAGCCGCATCGGGTCAAGGAGAGGAccgctggcggcggccgcgacgcgCCAAGAAAATGCGttgctgccgcggcggcggcgagcggcggtggaggcaTAAGCCTCGTGCCGCGGCCGAAGAAGAGGCcgagggaggaggtggagacCATCGACCTCACCGCCACCCACCCGGTGCCGTACCTCAACCCGAAGCCCATccgggcgctgccgccgcccgtcgACCCGAGCCCCATCCTGGTGGTGCCGCCCCTGGATGTCCAGATGTATGACCCGAGGCCCGTcctgcctgcgccgccgcctatgGACGTCGAGATGTACGAACTGCAGCCCCGGCCACCGCCACGGCCCCACAGGGCGCCTGCCCCTGCCCCGGTGACGGACATGAGGATGGTGGTGGCGCCGCCGGACGCCGAGTTTTGCGACTTCCCCGAGGAGCGCGACTGGTTGCTCGTTGGCAAGTCCTATGTGCCCGGGTTGTCCACCAaccgtgggaggaggaggatggacACCGGGGAGATTGTCCATTTTGCATTCCCTTCGTTCGAGAGGAGCTATGGCGGGGTAAAGATGTCAGCCAAGAAGGCGGCGGCTCTGGCGGCGATTGTGCGCTTCTCCACCAAACGAGCTGGAGAG ATTGGGAGGCTACCACAAGAGTGGACGCAATGCCTTGTCCCGCTTGTCAACTCGTCCAAGGTGAAGATTCACGGGAAGATTGTGTTCCCAACAATAGAGCTGAGGCTGATGCAGGAGATTTTGCTGTATGTTAG CTTCTACATCCACAAATCTGTGTTCACTGAAATGGACAACTCATCATGTGACATGCTGGGTCATGCAAATGTCAATTTCTCTTCCAGTCCTCTTCATCAATTGCTTACCCTACTCAAGCTAAAGGCATCCAACAAG GATGATTTCTCTCTTGGTGACCTCAGCACAAGAAAGCTGCAGCGAATTCTAAGG GGGAACCAAAACAGCGGCGATGAATCCACTCCTGTGCTTGGCCAGACCTTTCTAGAGCAAGGCCCTGATGAGCAGGCTATTTCAGAGGCTGCCTTGAACAAACTTGTTGGCACTGCTGAAACATTTGATTTAGAG GAAGCAGAGCCTCCGAGTACCCTTGTCTCTGTTCTAAAACCATACCAAAAACAAGCTCTCTTCTGGATGTCGAAATTAGAGAAGGGAATGGATGCTAATGAAGCAACAAAAACTCTCAATCCCTGTTGGAGTGCCTACAATATTGCAGACAA GAGAGCTCCTGCTGTGTATATTAATATTTTCACTGGTCAAACAACAACACAATTTCCAAGTGCAACTGGGACTGCAAGAGGAGGG ATACTAGCAGATGCAATGGGTCTTGGCAAAACTGTTATGACCATTGCTCTTATACTTTCAAACCCTAGGGGAGAGTGTTCTAACTTTGTAGAAAGAGATACAAGAGGCCTGAGAGATCATGGGACCAGATCACGCACCTCAAGATCCTCTGTACAAGGAGGTACCCTTATTGTTTGTCCAATGCCGTTATTGGGTCAATGGAAA GATGAATTGGAGGCACATTCAACACCAGGAGCCCTTTCAGTTTTTGTGCACTATGGTGGTGATAAAACAGATAACCTCTTGTTGATGGCTCAGCATGATGTTGTGTTGACGACGTATGGTGTCCTTTCAGCCGCATACAAAGCT AATGGCAGCAGCATCTTTCATAGGATGGATTGGTATAGGATTGtgcttgatgaagctcatacaaTCAAATCTCCTAAAACTAAAGGGGCCCAAGCAGCTTTTGGATTAAACTCAGAATGCAGATGGTGCCTTACAGGCACACCGTTGCAA AATAATTTGGAGGACCTCTATAGTCttttctgcttcttgcatgTTGAGCCATGGTGCAATGCAAATTG GTGGCAGAAACTTATTCAGAAACCTTATGagaatggtgatgatagaggatTGAAAATTGTTAGAGCTATTCTCAGGCCACTAATGCTGAGGAGGACCAAGGAAACAAAAGACAAGATTGGAAA TCCTATACTGGTCCTCCCTCCAGCTCATATTGAAGTTGTAGAATGTGAACAATCTGAACATGAACGTGATTTCTATGAAGCGCTTTTCAGGAGGTCAAAG GTTCAATTTGACAAATTTGTAGCACAAGGCAGTGTTCTTAGCAACTATGCTAATATTCTTGAGCTACTTCTCCGGCTAAGACAATGCTGCAATCACCCTTTTTTAGTTATCAG CCGTGCTGATCCTCAAAAGTATGCTGACCTTGACCAGCTAGCACAGCGGTTCCTTGAAGGAGTCCAAAATTGTTCTGGAAGACAGAATGCGCTACCCTCACGTGCTTATGTTGAAGAGGTTGTTGAAGAGATTCGACAGGGTGCTACTACTGAGTGCCCTATCTGCCTTGAGTCAGCTTCTGATGATCCTGTGCTCACTCCTTGCGCACATCGGATGTGCCGCGAATGCCTTCTTTCTAGCTGGAGGACTCCAGATGGAGGGCCATGTCCCCTGTGTCGAAGTCACATCAGCAAATCTGACCTGATCATATTGCCTGCTCAGTGTCGCTTTGAAGTTGATGCTGAAAATAACTGGAAGGACTCCTGCAAAGTGAGCAAACTTATCTTGATTCTGGAGGATCTGcagaagaaaaaggagaagagcATTGTATTTAGCCAGTTCACTTCATTCTTTGATCTCCTAGAGATCCCCTTCAATCGTAAGGGTATGAAGTTCCTGAGGTATGATGGCAGGTTGAGCCAGAAGCATAAAGAAAAAGTTCTGAAGGAGTTTAGTGAAAGTCAGGACAAGTTG